The sequence GTTCTCGAAGTCCTCGGTGCGGATGCCCAGGGCATCGGACTTGATGCGGGCGTTGAGGTCCTTGGAGACGAAGACGGTGCGCACGCCGGGGCCGGAGCGCGCGGCGGTGGACTGGCCGGAGTGGAGAGCCCAGGCGACCGCGATGATGCGGTTGTCGGCGGTGTCCTCGCCGATGACGGTGGGCCGGGCGTGCTCGCCGACGTCGATGCGGACGGTGCCGGTGCGGCCGCCGCTGGCGGCCTGGCCGACGGTGGGGCTGGTGTCGCCCCAGCGGACGCCGTCGGCGAGCCGGCCGAGGGTGCGGAGACGGTCGAGGTGGCGGATGCACTCGCGGGCGTTACGGCCGATGTCGTCGTTCTGCCGCTTGAGCTTGTCGAGTTCCTCGATGACGGCGAAGGGGATGACGACCTCGTGCTCCTGGAAGACGAAGAGGGCGTTGGGGTTATGCAGGAGGATGTTGGTGTCGAGCACGAAGTGCTTGATGACGCCGTCGTCGGTGTCATCGGTGAGGTGCGCGACGGGGTTCGCCGCCGGGGCCGACGCCCGCCGCGAGGGCTGGTGGCGCGTGGATCCGGGGGTCTGCGGGGCGGTCGTGTCTGGCATGATCGCGGGGCACTCCATCGACCGGGCGCGGCCCACGGGTGCGTTCCTCGCACCGGACCACCGCGTCCGACCCCCCCACCTCCACTCACCCCCTCCCCTCCCCCCGCTGCGATACGCCCGGCGGCGGTTCTCCGCCGGTGGGGACAGGATACCTATTCGGCGATCTCTTGGGAACGGATCAGGGTTCCGGAGTGCTCGCGGGACCGATAGCCAGCGGGCGGCGAGATCAAGGTCCGGTGAAGAGTGGGCATGTGTGGGTGAGGCTCAGGGGATGAACGCGGCTGTGGTGAGGATGATTCCAATCACGATCGCAAAGCCGACCTTGAGGAGGGTGGCGACGAGGCGGCCTGTCGCCGCGCCGGCGCCCACCCTGGCGGACCCGGTCCAGGTCATGGCGCCGGCGTGACGCTCGCAGGCGATCGCGCCCAGGCCGGCGCCGACGGCACCGCCGACGATGGTGCCCACAACCGGGAACACGAAGGAGCCGGCGATGGCGCCGAGGAGGGCGCCGGCGATCGATCCGATGGCGCCGCGTCGGGTGCCGCCCGCGGCGGAGGCGCCCGCGGCGGAGGCCGCGACCTCGAGCACCTCGGCGACGAGGCCGAGGGTCGCGGCGGCGCCGATGGTCCACCAGGAATAGAGACCGCCGTCCTGCCACCACTGGCAGAGGATCGCCGCGAGCACGATGAACCAGATGCCGGGGAGCGTGAGCGTGGTCAGCGCGGCGCCCAACAGGGTCACCAGGAGCATGATGAAGCCGATGAGGATGGTCATCGAGCGGTCTTATTGGGAATGGGGCGGCGGGGCTTGCCCGGCGGGGGATTCGACCGGCGCGAGGTTCAGGCGGTGGCGGGTTCGGCGGCCTCGGCGCCGGATTCGGGGAACGCGGCGCGTTCCATCTGGAGGATCCAGTCTTCGAGGGGGGTGTAGCGGAGAAGGTCGAGCTTGACCTGCCGGCCGTCCTTGAGGTTGAGGGTCACGAAGAACTTGTGCCACTTGCGCTTGTCGAACTCCTTGATGTCGGCGGGGGCGATGGTCGGGGTGCCGGCGCCGGGGAGTGTGAGTCGGAGCGTGGCCGGATCGAAGCGGAACTTCATGGTGCCCGCCCAGAGAACGACCAGGGCGACCCATGCGGCACCGACGCCACCGATGGCGACGAAGAGCCACTGGAAGAACATGTCAAGGCCGCTGAGCGGCTTGGGAGCCCCGCGGGTGTTCCACTCGGCGGTGAGCTCGGCGAGTTGCTTCTCGGGGTCGGTGATGCGGGCGGTCGCCGAGTCGAGGGCCCAGACGCGCGAGAGGGACTCGAGCCACTGGAGCTTGGCGAGTTCCATGGCGGCGATCCGGCCGTTGCCCGTGGCGGTGTCGCGCGCGGCGGAGGTGAACTCGGCGCGGCGCTTCTGGAGGTCGGCGAGGTCGGTTACCGGGTCGGTAACGCGGGTCTGGGAGAGGCGTCCGGCGGTCTTCGCGGCGGCGAGGTATTCCTTGAGCTGGTAAGAGGCGTCCGCCTGGCCGCGGGCCGGGTAGGCGATGGTGGCGTCGTAGAGCCCCCAACTACCGAGGCCGACCAGGACGATGAAGAAGATCGCCATCTTCATCAGCCAGTGGCTGTTGAGGCGGGTGACGGTGACCGGCGGGGCCGGGTCGAGAGCGGGGTCTGGCGTCGTGTCGGGCGTATCCATGCAGGGAGAGTGTATCGGCCGCGGATGGACCTCTGCCGACAAGGGTGTGTGATTTCTATCGATCCTGTGAAGCCCGACCGACGGGGAAAAGTGCTCCCATCAGGCGATCTGGTGCATGGTCTTGTACTGCTGCAGGGACTTGTCCGAGTCGAAGTAGTGCGTGTGGCCAGCGTGCTCGATCTTGGCCACGGCGTTCTGCGGCAGGAATCGGGTCCTGGTCACCGGGTCCTCGACCATGGCCCGCTGGATGTAGTACTGGTTCTCCTGCATCGTGAGGTACGCCTTGACGCAAGAGACCAACTGGTCGTCGATCCACTTCCCGACGGCGTTGCGGTCGATCTTGTCAAGGGGCATTTCCAGTCGCGTGTGCCGCTCGTAGTCGAAGAAGATGGGCGTGATGAGCAGGTCGTAGTCGAGCACGAGCTTGGTGACATCGGGGCTCGCCGACGCGGAGATCGTGACGGTCATGTTCGCCATGTCCGTCAGGAAGGTGACCTTGCCTTCGCGCAGGCTGGGCGACATCGTCGGGGTCGCCTTGACCTTGTCGCCGAACTGCTTCAGGAACTCCTGGATGCGGGGCCGCCAGATGCCGGCGAGGTCGTCGCAGATCGAGTTGAACTGAGCGAGCCGCTTCTCGCGCGCCTCCCTCTCCTGCTGGCGGGCCTGCTCGCCGGCCTTGGCCCGCTGGGCGCTCTGGTCGAACTCCGCCTTGATCCGTTGTGCAAGCGACGATTCGGTGCCCATGGCGGCCTCCTCTTGTGGCGTGCTCATCGCGGACGTCCCGCTCGATTTCGTCTCACCCGGCGGTTGGTCGGGTCGAACGAACTCCGGCAAAGCAGCATATTCATTCGGCCGCTCCATTGCGACCTGATGCGGCGTCGACGGCGTCCGCCACGGTGGTGAATCGATCCACCACCCCGACCTCCTGCGTCCGGAGTTTGTCCCGCACAGATGCGCGGGCCTCGACGATGTGCAGGGTTGCTCCCGTTGCACGGAGTTCCTCGGCCAGCGACTTGAGCATCTCCGCGCCCGTCAGGTCGACGTGCGGTGACGCCGAGAGGTCACCCACGACCGTCCGTACTGGCGGCGAGGTCTCTCGCAGCCGCTCGACGACGGTGTCCCGCACGTGGTCGGCGTTGAAGTACACGATGCTTCCTTCGGGCCGGAAGATGATGACGCCGCTGATGGGCTCGTTGTCGGGATGCCGCTGGAGGTCGGAGAAGCGACGCGTCCCCGGGATCCGGCCGAGGAACGCCACGTGCGGACGCGAGGCGCGTCGGAGCAGGAGCAGCAGGGAGATGACCGCCCCGATCAGGACCCCGCGGAGCATGCCCGAGGCGAGCACGCCCGCGAGGGCAACGCCTGCGATCAGCAGCTCGGCCCGGTCGGTCTTCCACAGGTGGGCCAGCGCCCGCACGTTCACGAGTCCGACCACGGCCATCAGCACAATGGCGGCGAGCACCGGTTGCGGGAGTTCCCGCAGCAGCCCGGAGAAGAACACGGCAACGATGAGGATGACGATCGCCGCGACAAGCCCCGACGCCGGGGTCCGCGCGCCGGCGCTCTCGTTGACAAGCGACTGCGACATCCCGCCGCTGACCGGCAACCCACTCCCGAGGCCCGCCGCGAGGTTGGCCCCGGCGAGCGCCAGCAGTTCCTGGTTCGCGTCGAGGCGGCCGCGGTGCTTCGCGGCGAACATCCTGCCGATTGCGGCGGTTTCTACCGAGCCCAACAGGAAGCAGGCCATCGCCAGGGGGAGCAGCGCGTTCAGGTCGTCCGGGTGAACATCGGGCAGCCTGATCGCGGGCAGCCCCTGCGGCACCTCGCCGAGCATCTTCACACCGCGATCGCCGAGCCCGAGTGCGCCAGCCGCGACGATGCCGCCGACCACGACCAGGATCGCAACGGGCTTGTTCTTGAGGAGCACTTTGCCGGAGACGAGCACGGCCAGCGCCGCGATGCCGATCGTCAGCGACGCGGTGTTGGACTCTCCCAGGTGCGTGATCAGGTGGCGGGAGCATTCCCAGAAACCGCCGTGGGCGGCGGGCATGCCGAGGAGCTTGGGAAGCTGCGTGCTGGCCAGCGTCAGGGCAACGCCGGCTTTGAACCCCAGCAGCACGGATTCGGAAACAAAGCTGACCAGCGACCCCGCCCGCACGGCCCAGGCCGCCAGGGCCAGCCCGGCCACGAGCAGCGCGGTGCACGCCGCGAGCCCGGCGAACCGGGCCGAGTCGCCGCCGGCGATCTCGCCCAGCGATGTTCCCAGGAGGAGAGAAATCGCTGAGGTCACCGTGATCGCGGTGCGCCTCGAACTGCAGAGCCAGCAGAAGGCGAACCCCGAGAACATGCACGCGTACAGCCCGGCCTCGGGGGGGAGTCGGGCGAGGGAGGCGTCGCCGATCGCCGCGGGGAGCAGGTAGGCCGCCAGCGTCAGGCCCGCGACGGCATCGGCATGCAGGAGACTTATGCCGTATCCGCGCACCCACCGGGCGGGTTGCCACCGGGGTCGCCAGCCCCATCCGGCCTCATCCGCCGAGCCGGTGCGGTGGTTCACGACGCGGCGCTCCCTCCCGCGGGCAGGGGCGCGAGGTGCGGCTTGAAGGGCCGCACCACGATCTCGCCATCGCGCACGCGGAGGTACGACCCCTGGGGCGCTTCCATCCACGCATCGCGCGCGGCCCCGGCGGGCTCCGACGCCACGAGCCTGGTCGTCGGCGAGAACCGCCCGCGCAGGTCCGGGTTGGTGCGGTAGATGTTCTCGACGTCACGGCTGTAGTCGTAGAGCATGGGCACATTCCCGTCGCTCGATTGCTTCGGTCTGGAGAGCCGGTCTTCGAGCAGGAGGGCGGTCCGGTGTGCGCGAGCCGGCGGGCGCACCGGAACCGGACATTCGCTCAATACACCTCGCGGACGAACTTGCGCTTCTTGAGTGTCGCCTGGTCGTCGTAGGCGCCGGACATCTTTCGTTTTGGCAGCTTGACCTTGTCCCGCGGCAAGGCCTTGTGGGGGATCGTCTCGAGGATGTGACGGATGCAGTTGAGGCGGGCCCGCTTCTTGTCGTCGGAGCGGAGGATGTACCAGGGGGCGTGCCTGGTGTCCGTGGCATCGAGCATCATGTCGCGGGCGCGGGAGTAGTCGAACCAGTTGGAGCGGGAGGGCAGGTCCATCGGACTGAGCTTCCACTGGCGGATCGGGTCGTCGATGCGGGCCTCGAACCGTCGCTTCTGCTCCTGGTCGCTCACCTCGAGCCAGATCTTGACGAGGGTGATCCCCCCGTTCACGATGTGCTTCTCCACCGTGGGGCAGAGTTCGAGGAACCGGCGGTGCTGCTCCTTGGTGCAGAACCCCATCACGTACTCCACTCCGGCGCGGTTGTACCAGCTTCGATCGAAGATCACGATCTCTCCCGCGGCCGGGAAGTGCTGCATGTAGCGCTGCATGTGCATCTGCGACTTCTCGCGGTCCGAAGGGGCCGGGAGCGCCACGAGCCGGAAGACGCGGGGGCTCACCCGCTCGGTGATCGCCTTGATGGCTCCCCCCTTGCCCGCGGCGTCGCGCCCCTCAAAGACGATGATCACCCGCAGGCCCTTGTGCTTGACCCACTCCTGGAGCGCGCAGAGCTTCGCCTGGAGCTTGCGAAGCTCTTTCTCGTAGGCCTTGCGATCGAGTTTCCCGGAGCTGCCGTCCTTCTTGTTCTTCGGCATGGATGCCCTTCCCCGTCGCGCGGAAGCCGCGACGATTCGTCAAGAGAGAGGAGTTGCCGGCACGTGGAAGCGGTGGACAGTGCGGAGAAAAGGGCCGTGCCGCCGTGTGGCGGGACGGCCCAGAGTGATGCGAGCGTCGCCCGGGTTACTTGACGAGCTTGGCGGCGGGGATCTGCCAGGTTCCATCGAGGATGGAGGGGGGCGTCTCCTTGGGCCAATAGAGGCGGAGCATGAGGTTGAACCGGCCGGCGGGAGCGGGAAGCCAGTTGCTCTCGAGGTCCTTGCCGGGGCTCTCGTGCTGGAGGTAGAGGTCTACGGAGCCGTCGGGGTTGGTCTTGAAGCTGTTGCGCTGGCTAAGGGTGTAGCGGTTGAGGGGGTTGTCGCAGAAGAAGAACTCGGCGTCGTACATCGTGAGGGACCAGAACCCATCGACCGGCGGGAGCTTTCCCTTCTCGAAGTGGATGGTGTACTTGTGGTCGCCGCTGTAGGGCTTGCCGTCGAGCTGGGTCTCGGACGTCGGGTAGACCGCGTCCTGCGGGCGGTTGGCGCCAAGGCCGAAGTAGGTCACCGCGGCCCGCTGCAGGTAGTCGGTGCCGTAGACGCCGGTCTTGGTCGTGAAGATCCAGCCGTTCTCGTTGCGGCCGGCGACCTTGAACTGGTCCATGATCTTCTCAACGCCCAGCTTGGGAACGGTCTGCAGGGCTTTGCCGGGGCCGGCGCCGAGCGATCGGCTGTCGAAGGGCATGCCGGGGACGATGCCGAGGCGCGCCATCTTGGCGACGATCGGCGCATCGGCCGGCGACGGGGGGTTGTCCTTCATCAGCTGGGCAAGGAGGGAGAAGTAGGCGTCGGCGCTGAGCGCGTTGACCTGATCGCGAACGGGCGTCTTCATGTCGATCGAAGGATCGACCTTGCCCGCGGGCGGCGTGTAGGTCTGGCCGTAGGCGCTGAGGGGGACCAGCGTGCAGGCGTCCTGCATCGCGTGAACGGCCTTGTAGTCCTCGGGAGTGCCGGTGCAGTAGATGCGGCCGAGGATCCAGACCATGTTGGTGGGCGACTTGTACTGGGTGACGCCCTCGGGGAGCGAGCCGGTGTAGGTGGGCGAGGTGATGGCGTACTTCTGGGCCTTGGTGCCGGTGGTGCGCTTGCCGGGAACCTGGAAGACGTCGGTCCAGCCGTCGAGCATCGGGAAGAGGTAATAACGGTCGTGGGCGTCGGGGATGCTCAGGATCCACGGCTCCTTGGCGACATCAACCCACCCGGTGGTGTACAGCGTGTCGGCGTTGGGGGCCGTGACATCGCGGAACTTCGCCGTGGGATACTCGCGCATGCGGACGAGGTGGCCCATCGGGGCGCGGGTACCGACGGGTTCGGCGACGTTGGTCATGACGCGACGGGTCATCTCCATCGTGACGAGCGGGTAGCCGTAGACATACGCCTGAAGGCCGAGGTCAACGGCCTCCTTTTCGCTTATCGGGGACGACGCGGAGACCGGGGCATCGGTTTTCGCAGGAGTCTGGGCCGGGGAAAGGCCGGCGAACATGGCGCCGGCGGCAAGAGCGATGGAAAAAGCAATGGTGGGCTTCATTGGATCCCTTTCAAAAAGCGGACGTGTGCCGTGAGTTCGCGCAGCGATTATCGTATGAGCGGTTGACGCGTGGCCCGGTGAAGAAGGCACTATCGCCTGAAACCACCGAACCGTCCGCCGCCGAAACCGCCACCACCTCCGAAGCCGCCCCAGCGGCCGCCACCGCCGCTGAAGCCGCCCCAGCTATGGCCACCGCCACCCCAGCCGCCGCCACCTCCGCCCCAGGAATGCGAACCCCACGAGTTGCCGCTGTTGCGGGCCCAGGAGTCGCTGTTGAGGCTGTTCTGGGTGTCGTGCGAGCCCCAGCCGCCGCCGGAGGACGAGCGTTGCTGCGCCGAGTTCTGCCAGTTGTTCTTCCAGTTGCTGGAGTCCCATCCGCCCGAGTCGCCGAAACTCGAACTCGAGGGGCGGTTCCACGAGTTGGTGCCGGTGGTCGAGCGGTTCTGCCACGCGCTGGATGCGGAGGAGGCCGTGGGCTTCTGGACGTTCTGCCAACTGCCGTTCTGGGCGGTCTGCCAGCCGCCGTCGCTGGTCTTGCGGTAGACGTTGCCATCGTGGCTGGCGTAAAGGTCGCCGTTGCTGGTGGAGACGGCGGCGTTGCCGTGGGTGCCGCGGATTCCCTGGGCGGACTCACCGGCGGAGTTGGAGGCCCACCCCTGCGTGACGCCGCCGGGGCCGGTGGTGTGGCTGGCGGTGGCCCACTGGTTGCCGCGGGTGACCGTGGAACTGCCCCAGGACTGGACGCCGTTGGTGGCGGAGGCGTGGGAGGCGAAGGTGTTGGTGTAGGGGTTGTACGCCTGGCGAACCGTTCCGGCGCCGTTGGGGCCGTAGGCATACCCGGCGCGGGAGTAGGTTCCGGTGGAGGGGTTGTACGCGGCGCCCCATCCGGCGCCGCCGTGGGGACCGTAGTAGGCTCCGCTGCGGGTGTAGGTGCCGTAGGCGGGGTGGT comes from Phycisphaeraceae bacterium and encodes:
- a CDS encoding DUF456 domain-containing protein; this translates as MTILIGFIMLLVTLLGAALTTLTLPGIWFIVLAAILCQWWQDGGLYSWWTIGAAATLGLVAEVLEVAASAAGASAAGGTRRGAIGSIAGALLGAIAGSFVFPVVGTIVGGAVGAGLGAIACERHAGAMTWTGSARVGAGAATGRLVATLLKVGFAIVIGIILTTAAFIP
- a CDS encoding STAS domain-containing protein → MNHRTGSADEAGWGWRPRWQPARWVRGYGISLLHADAVAGLTLAAYLLPAAIGDASLARLPPEAGLYACMFSGFAFCWLCSSRRTAITVTSAISLLLGTSLGEIAGGDSARFAGLAACTALLVAGLALAAWAVRAGSLVSFVSESVLLGFKAGVALTLASTQLPKLLGMPAAHGGFWECSRHLITHLGESNTASLTIGIAALAVLVSGKVLLKNKPVAILVVVGGIVAAGALGLGDRGVKMLGEVPQGLPAIRLPDVHPDDLNALLPLAMACFLLGSVETAAIGRMFAAKHRGRLDANQELLALAGANLAAGLGSGLPVSGGMSQSLVNESAGARTPASGLVAAIVILIVAVFFSGLLRELPQPVLAAIVLMAVVGLVNVRALAHLWKTDRAELLIAGVALAGVLASGMLRGVLIGAVISLLLLLRRASRPHVAFLGRIPGTRRFSDLQRHPDNEPISGVIIFRPEGSIVYFNADHVRDTVVERLRETSPPVRTVVGDLSASPHVDLTGAEMLKSLAEELRATGATLHIVEARASVRDKLRTQEVGVVDRFTTVADAVDAASGRNGAAE
- the ppk2 gene encoding polyphosphate kinase 2 — protein: MPKNKKDGSSGKLDRKAYEKELRKLQAKLCALQEWVKHKGLRVIIVFEGRDAAGKGGAIKAITERVSPRVFRLVALPAPSDREKSQMHMQRYMQHFPAAGEIVIFDRSWYNRAGVEYVMGFCTKEQHRRFLELCPTVEKHIVNGGITLVKIWLEVSDQEQKRRFEARIDDPIRQWKLSPMDLPSRSNWFDYSRARDMMLDATDTRHAPWYILRSDDKKRARLNCIRHILETIPHKALPRDKVKLPKRKMSGAYDDQATLKKRKFVREVY
- a CDS encoding DUF1254 domain-containing protein; the encoded protein is MKPTIAFSIALAAGAMFAGLSPAQTPAKTDAPVSASSPISEKEAVDLGLQAYVYGYPLVTMEMTRRVMTNVAEPVGTRAPMGHLVRMREYPTAKFRDVTAPNADTLYTTGWVDVAKEPWILSIPDAHDRYYLFPMLDGWTDVFQVPGKRTTGTKAQKYAITSPTYTGSLPEGVTQYKSPTNMVWILGRIYCTGTPEDYKAVHAMQDACTLVPLSAYGQTYTPPAGKVDPSIDMKTPVRDQVNALSADAYFSLLAQLMKDNPPSPADAPIVAKMARLGIVPGMPFDSRSLGAGPGKALQTVPKLGVEKIMDQFKVAGRNENGWIFTTKTGVYGTDYLQRAAVTYFGLGANRPQDAVYPTSETQLDGKPYSGDHKYTIHFEKGKLPPVDGFWSLTMYDAEFFFCDNPLNRYTLSQRNSFKTNPDGSVDLYLQHESPGKDLESNWLPAPAGRFNLMLRLYWPKETPPSILDGTWQIPAAKLVK